One stretch of Trichocoleus sp. DNA includes these proteins:
- a CDS encoding Npun_F5560 family protein, producing MTRTDTSTIPELQSEVSRLRDELQMRDQLVQQLSQELFRLVKGNAATSPTPELSERQQAEIRALRDQLQGVEQQVTFYQEQLASKDNEIYQLRQSVQELTDRSRMLEQVVQELPRVYKEKFEQRLIPIKEKVAMIQRENRQLHAELQSVSYRLAVRSRRVSHLDLPSFPRIGGNPNPIPTLSNV from the coding sequence GTGACCCGCACAGACACATCCACCATCCCTGAACTTCAATCTGAGGTTTCCCGTCTACGGGATGAACTCCAGATGCGCGACCAGCTTGTGCAGCAGCTTTCTCAAGAGCTATTCCGCCTTGTTAAGGGCAATGCAGCAACGTCGCCAACCCCAGAACTATCTGAGCGTCAGCAGGCTGAAATTCGAGCATTGCGCGACCAGCTTCAGGGCGTTGAGCAGCAGGTGACTTTTTATCAGGAGCAGCTTGCCTCCAAAGATAATGAAATCTACCAGCTCAGACAATCTGTTCAGGAGCTAACCGATCGCTCCCGTATGCTAGAACAAGTTGTACAAGAACTGCCGCGCGTTTACAAAGAGAAGTTTGAGCAGCGATTGATCCCGATTAAAGAAAAAGTGGCAATGATTCAGCGGGAAAATCGACAGCTTCATGCAGAGTTGCAGAGCGTCAGCTATCGTCTGGCGGTGAGAAGTCGTCGCGTTAGCCATCTGGATCTACCCAGCTTTCCCCGAATTGGCGGAAACCCAAATCCTATTCCAACGTTGAGTAATGTCTAG